In Actinoplanes lobatus, the DNA window AAGCGCAGCACCGGCGGCCCCATCACCGCGGCCAACACCCCGTCGACCCAGACGTACGGATTCCTCATCTACAAGTCGACGATCACCGGCGCGACCAGCAACACCACCACGCTCGGCCGACCCTGGGGCCAGAGCGCCCAGGTGGTCTACCGCGAATCGTCGCTGAGCGCGACCATCGCCACCGCCCAGCCGTGGGTCAACATGTCCACCAACACCTGGCAGAACGCCCGGTTCTACGAATACAAGAACACCGGCTCCGGTGCGACCGTCAACAGCAACCGGCCGCAGCTGACCGATGCACAGGCGGCCAACTACACACCGCAGAAATACCTGGCCGGCACCGACGGCTGGAATCCGGTCGGCTGATGCCACGAACGCCGGTCCATCCACCACGAGTGGTGGATGGACCGGCGACTTGTCGTGGAGGATCTCGGTTTCCCGTTTCCGGAAACCCCGAAAGCCGCCTCATACACCACGCCAGCCGACGTGACCTCGAGTAGTCGTAGATGTTGCCTTCCCACGTGTATTGGGTGTGTAAAGAGATCGGCTGATCTGGGTTTGTGAGTTGGATCAGTGGATGGCCGGGTCGAGCCGGCCTTCGAAGGCGGTCTGGAAGGCGTTCAAGGGGGCTTTCCAGCGCATGGTCCATCGGCGGCGGCCGGCGCCGGTCGGGTCGAGGCTCATCAGTGCCAGGTAGATGCACTTGAGAGCGGCGGTCTCGTTGGGGAAGTGGCCGCGGGCCCGGCAGGGTTCTTCGGCAGCAGGACCATGGCGAGTACGGCGTATGGCACGCCTACGAAGAAGCCCAACCGCCAGCCGAACTCGTCCGTGTCGATGACAATGGCCGCATGCTCGTGCTCGGAGCGCATCATCGGCCACTGTCATTCCGGCCTCCATCAGTTGCCCGGGGCGGCCGTATCGAGAATGGTTGCCCGGGCAGCTAGGTCTGCTCAGGGAGCCGGAACGCGGACGCGGGCGACGTTGTCGATGCGGCCGAACGGCGTGTCCGGGTCGCCGTCGCGCTGGGCGCTGACCCGCACGGCGGCGTAGCGGGTGCCCGGACCGTTGCAGGTGTGCGAGCGTTCCAGCACGACCTGGGCGGTGGGCTCGACGACATCGTCCAGCTCGTACTCGCCGTCGCCGTCGAGGTCCCACTGCACCCGTACGATCGGGGCCGCGCCCGGCGGCACCTCGGCGACCGCTCGGACCACATCCCCGGCATGAGTCAGGGTGATCACGGGCTGGACGCCGCCGCGCTCGCCGGCCGCCGGAGGGACGGTGACCTGGCCGTCGGTGACTGTGTAATGGGTGTCCGCCGCCGGTTGGGCGCCGTTCTCCACCCAGTCGGCCAGGCTGCGCAGCGCCTCGTGCAGTACGCCGAGGTAGCTGACCGTGTGCGCCGGATGTTCCTGTCGCTCGTCGTCGCCGTGCAGGGCGTTGTCGACGTACCAGAGCCGGACGTCGTCGGGGGCGTGTTCTGCGACCTTGTCCCGGTACCAGGCGGCCTGCCAGGGAAAGGCCTCCCGGTCGAGCAGGCACGCCACGATGATCATTTTTCCGGTGATCTTTCCGGTCTGGACGGTTCCGGCGGCGCCCGCGGCGAACATCGGGCCGAGTTGCATCGGGCGCTGTGGCAGCAGGGGAGTGCCGTCGGCGGCGCGGAACTGGTCCCACACCGAGTATTCCGGGCTGGGGACCTGGTGGCGGTGGTAGGTCTGGGCAGCCAGAAGGTTGCTGTTGTCGATCTCGACGGTGTCCCCGGGGATCAGTTCGGCCGCCGCGTTGTCGAGGTCGGGCATGTCGAGCACGGCCAGATCGCCGTGTATGCCCTTGAGGCGTAGCCGCAAACCGCTCGGCAGGATCAGCTCGGCGCCCCGCGTGGTGACGTCCGGGGCGTGGGCGAGGCGTACCGCGACCACGGTGTCCTGGCCGGTGTGCGCGCCCTTGAAAGCCTCGTCGACGCCGCCTTGCGGGGCTTGCCCGGCTTCGGCGTACGGGCCGAGCTCGGGGCGGTCGGCACGGGTCACCGTGGCGGTGACCTCGGTGGTCAGGCAGACCCGGTCGCGGTGCACGGAGGAGTCCGGGTCGGCGCCGAGGTAGCCAGGGACTGTCCAGAAGTCAGTGAAGTAGCCGGGGTCGACCGCGACGATGCCGGGGTAGATCGTGGAGAACGCGTGCGAACCCATGGTCCGGTGGCCGAACCAGGAACGGACCGGGAAGCCCATCCGGGTCACCTCGGCGAACGCGTCCCGCTGCTCGGCGTTCAGATCGGGGTACGGATCGCCGTCGCCGCCAGCGTCGAAGGCGTCGACGATCCGCTCGAATTTGCCGTCCAGCAGCCGCTGGGCGTGCATCCGCACGGCGAAGACGTTGGGCGCCGCGACCGGGCTGCCCGGGACGTACGGGACGAAGCCGTCCCAGACTCCGGCGGTGTTCTCCGCTCCGCCGATGGTCCGATATGCGCCGCCGCTGCCGCCGTAGGCATACCCGTACGTCCGATGTTCGCCGTAGACCTGTTGGGCGACGGCTTTTGAATGCGCGGCCGCAGCCGCGTTGGCGCGGAATCCGGCGATCGTCGGGTCGGCGCCGGAGCCCGGGCCGCCGGACTGGCCGCCGCCGTTGGTCTCCAGGAAGTAGCCGCCGGCGCTGAACGCGAAGCCGATCTTGTCTGCTTGCCCGGTCGCCGTCTGTGCGAGGTGTTCGCTCTCCGGCACCGGGGTGATGTGCTGGAAGAACCGGCCCTGATAGCGGTCGGCCGGCGGGAAGTAGATCGAGAAGCGGGTCTCGGTGCCGGTGAAACCGCCGTGCACGTAACGGTGCGGGTGCGGCGTCTCGCGCCACTCGTCGACGTCGACGTACGGGTGCTCGAAAGTCATGGGGTTCCTAGATTCCGTTGGTCGGGTCGTTGAGGAGGGCCAGGGCGCGCATCCAGTTCTCGCAGGTCAGGCGGCGGATGCCGTCGATCAGGGACTGGCCGACATCGAACGTCGGGTCGGTCAGGCGCATGAAGGTGAGGCCCTCCCACAGCGCGATCACCTGCCGCGCGGTCTCCCGCGGGTCGAGCCCGGGATGCGCTAGCCCGGCCTTCTGCCGCCCGGCGATCAGCCGGGCGAAGATCGCCATCGCTCGTTCGGTGCGCCGCGTGAAGTACTCGCCGGCCGGGTGGCCGGGAGTGGCTGCCTGCCCCTTGAGCACGACGAACAGGCGCAGCCGGTTCTCGCTGATCGACACGGTGGCATCGGCATTGCTTCGCAGCGCATCGAGATCGAGGATCGCGCCCTCGTCGGTGTCGACCAGGATTGCCGCCTCGATGTCGTCCATCCGCTCGAGCGCGGCCACGAGCAGATGGTCCTTGGTCGGATAGTGGTACAGCACGGTCGGCTCGCTGGAGCCGGACCGGGCGGCGACCTGCGCGGTGGTGACGCCGTCGTGGCCGAGTTCGTCGACCAGATCGACGACCGCCAGCACGATCTGCTCGCGGCGCTCGCGGGAGCGCTGGTAGGGGCCGCGTTTGCGGGACGGTGCGGTGTTCATGCCAACCTCCGACGCGAATATTGAGTGCAAGCTAGCAATCCAGTCGACTGGTCAGCAAGAACTCCGGAAATCTTCTTGACACAGGCCCTGAATTCAACCTTTACTCAGTTTTCACGTGAGCCAGGTCGCACTTCGGCTCCGCTCCGTTTCTTCGCCGGGCTGTTCAAGGGGTTCCCGTGACAATTGATCAAGCGTCGCCGGTCACCCCCGGCACCTCGATGACCTACCGGGGCGGCAGGACGTTCCGCCGATACCTGCTCTGGTACACCCTCGCGTTCGCCGCGATCACCGCCGTCTGGGGCGGCATGCTCGGCGTGCTGCTGCCCAACCAGGTCCAGATGATCGAGTTCGCGAACTGGTTCACCGGCGCCGACGCCGGCGTAGACCTGACCGCGCTCAACGACCTGAAAGCCGCGGTCGCCGCCGGCACCACGACAGCCACCGCCGAACAGCAACGGCTGCTCGACCTACTCGCGGGCTTCGACGCCGCCCGAGCCCGAGCGCTCGCGCTGGTCACCTCGCTCGCGGTGGTCGTCACCATGCTGGTGCAGCCGGTCGTCGGAGTGCTCTCCGACCGCACCCGCAGCCGGTTCGGGCGCCGCGCCCCGTGGATGATGTTCGGCGCGATCGTCGGCTCCGGCTTCCTGATCGCGGTCCGTTACGCGCCCACGATCGCGGTGCTCGCCCTGCTCTGGACCTGTGCCCAAACCGTTCTGAACATGATCCCCGGAACGCTGCAGACCACCGTCCCCGACCGCGTCC includes these proteins:
- a CDS encoding TetR/AcrR family transcriptional regulator codes for the protein MNTAPSRKRGPYQRSRERREQIVLAVVDLVDELGHDGVTTAQVAARSGSSEPTVLYHYPTKDHLLVAALERMDDIEAAILVDTDEGAILDLDALRSNADATVSISENRLRLFVVLKGQAATPGHPAGEYFTRRTERAMAIFARLIAGRQKAGLAHPGLDPRETARQVIALWEGLTFMRLTDPTFDVGQSLIDGIRRLTCENWMRALALLNDPTNGI